GTCAGAACCAATTTAATATTGCAACTCTTCCTTATCTTCATTATACAGAGAACTCTGTCATATTAGAGAAAAAGCATTAGCCTCCAAGTCAAATTAGCTCTCTGCAACAATATTTTACCACACTTTCTTAAAGGTTTCATGTTCTTTCTTGTTTTTTTTACTTCTATCTCCTAATTGTTTATCTTCTCTGCCCTCATTTTTTCATTCACCCTGTTGCAATTATGTTAGTCACACATGTTTTCCTGCTTATTACATAAATGACAACAAACAACTTAGGTAGTACAAATGCTCCAACCCAGTTGTAAATTATTGCAACTTATATGTTATTTTGAAAAAAGATGTTAGCTGGTAATATACATTTGGGGCTGAAAATAAATGCagtattaaaaaatattatatcatTTCCATGGATGAAACAAATACATATGCTGGTGGTAGCTGTTTATTCCGAAATTGAAATATGAAATTTGTCTAACTTTACATTTCTTTCCTAAGTTTCACAATAGTCTAACTTTATTGTTTATGTAATATatcatttttcaattttaattttaggtGATAAGGACATGGGGTGTTTAAAACAAAATGCATAAGATGTTCGTGAAGTAAGTTCATTTTCTGGCATTAAACAggaatttttcaaatttctttttattgTTTGTCCTATAGTTGGTACTAAATGCTCAGATTCGTGCGATAGCTAACTTCTTTTTGCTCATTTGCAGGCTCGTGACTATTTATCTAAGTTGGGTGATCTGAGCCAGACTCAAATATTTGCAAGAATTGAGAACATAAAAGTGAGTTAAAAATATTGATGCCAGTTCTATACAattatctagtatattgattatTGATTTTTTTCCTCCTGTAGTTTTGCTAAATAGGGATCTCTACATTATTTTCTTTCTGATTTAGGGTTTGACTCATTTTGATGAAATCCTGCAAGAGGCATATAGTGTTATCCTTTCCCGTGGAAATCTCAGTATAGACCTTCCATCTGAGAAGGTCACTTCTCAGAGTAATAATTTATATGATACTAAAATTAAATTTAGATTAGCTTCATTCAGGGTGAAGACACATGTACCGATAATTGCCCACATCACACACACAGTATACAAGCCAATGGAGGTAATCCTTTATCAAAACTTCTTATTGTTGGACTTATAGAAGCTGAGGGTGATAGatgggttaaacagaggaaaatcCTCAGTCTTGCCTTTCATATGGAGAAGTTAAAGGTCATTCCTCATACTAATTGTCATGTTCATCTTCATATTACATAGATGTACTTAGTTTTAGCCTTGTTGGTATAAGACCATAAAGATTATTTAGTATTGTAAGTCTGTAAAAACTATGCATGTACCGAAATTGTCGGGTATTAATTTTTTATGTTTGGAAACAGAATCTGTTGCCAGCCTTTTACATGGAGTTCTTTTGAGATCATGCACATATGAGAAGATATGGTTTCTGTACAGGAGCAATGTGAGCTGGAGCTGGATGTATGACCTAATTTACAAACTTTAACAAGTGATTGCAAGCTGCACCATCAGTGTGCATACCTGGCATGAGGTCATTTACTCATGTTATCCTGCCTTGATCAAAATTGATAAAGAATTCTCTTAATCTTTGGAGAAAGCAAGGGAAGATTTTTTATACTAAATAGTTTTGTATCCCGATTAATATTGGTATAATTTTTTAGTTATAGTTGTAACTTTTGTTGATGACTTTTGTATATTTAATATTAGTTTCAATTGTAAAATAACTATTGTATTACGACAAAtacaattttatttataaattattggtttcttttattttttataatGTGCTTAATCTTGTAAACAATTAGGTAAAAGTCACTCAAAAATGATTAAAACCGTTGTATGTCTCATTGCACAAAAAGATTTTTGCAAATAAACAGTTGTATGTGATAATATGGGATAATTGTTTTTGAGTAAACATATGGTTGAATAATTAACTGGACAATACTTTAAGAAGGAAACCATTGTTTGAGGAAGACTATAACAAATCTTTGATAAATATAGAAACTGTTATCTGACAAACTTGCTAGTAAATGGTTGTCTGTAACAAAGTAGAATAAaggttttatttataaaattgttGTTGTTAAGTTTTCAAAAAactgtttatattatattaaccGTTGTCCCTTCTATTTTTTAAGTAGTGCAAACTATTGTTGAACAATTATCGAGACAATATTTCAATAGAGAAACCGTTGTTTGAAGAGGACTGTGACAAGggtttaaaaaattaaaaactgtTGTTTGACAAGCCTGCTAGAAAACCATTGTGTATATTATACTAGAATAAAGGTTTTATTCATAAAACTGTTGTTGTTAAGTTTTTAGACAATGGTCATGTTAAACCACCCGTTGTCTCTTTTGTATTATAACATGTGTTATAAAACTGTTATGAAGTCTTCTTCTAACAAGTGTATAAACAACTGTTGTCTGGTATTcgatcacacgagtgttggatagacaacggaaaCTCTACGTGTCACACAACGGCAACAAACAGTTGTATGATTGCAAATATGTTGTAGTGATTGAATTCTTTCCTACTAAATTTCAGGTCAAAGATCTCAAAACGGGGGTGACTCTACTGCAAGGGGAAAATAAGAATGATGCATATTATGCATTGAATCCTATCCTTCCGCAAATAAACATCACAAAATTGTCACAAATTGCATCATGACACAACCGTCTTGGTCATCCATCCTTCTCTGTTCTTAGGTCAACTTTACTTTCCAATAAATTAGTGGAACATATTCcttcaaattttaatttttccTGTAATGCATGCCTTTGTAATAAAAGCCATAAGCTACCATTTGGTACTTCTTCTTTAACTAGTTCCAGGCCTCTTGAATTAATTTATACTGATGTATGGGGACCTACAACTGCTTCTATTGATAATTacaaatattatattttatttgttGATCATTTTACCAAATATATTTGGCTTTACCCTCTTAAACAAAAATTTGATGTCAGACAAGTGTTCTTGCAATTTAAAAATGTCATGGAAAAATTCTTTCAGCTGCCAATTATCTCAGTTTACTCAGATAACGGGGGGGGGGGGAATATGTTGCTCTTCGAAATATTTTTACTTCCCTTGGGATATCTCATTTTACTACACCAGCACACACACACCTGAGCATAATGGACATGCTGAGCGTCGTCATTGCCATATTGTGGAAACTGGTTTGACTTTACTTCATCATGCTTCTTTACCACTACATTTTTGGTCTCATGCTTTTCTTGCGGCTGTTTATTTAATCAACAGGATGCCCCTTAAGTCGCATAATTTTTGCAGCTCATTTGAGAACCTTTTTGGTCGACCACCTAATTATAATCGACTTAAAGTGTTCGGATGTTTATGTTACCCCAGGTTGCGTACATATGCACCTTCCAAAATTCATCCAAATTCCACTCATTGCTTATTCCTGGGCTACTCTCCTGACAAGTCAGCTTACAAATATTTTGATACTAAAACTAATCGGCTTTATTTTTCTAGGCATGTTCGTTTTGTTGAAAACATTTTTCCAATGTAAAATACATCAACATGTTCTTCTCTTGCAGCGACTAATTCCACCAGAGATCTCTTGGCTGCCAGTACATTAACAGATAACCAATATTCTTATACACCTCCACCTCATATTGAGAATTCAATGCTTCCACCATCTTCTCCGAATTCTCCAATAACATTTTCTGACCCTAACAATGATGTCCCCTCTCCGATAACTCAGCGCTCCACACCAACCTCCCCAGTTATAATATCTGAACCTTCATCAGATATACACTCTTCTAATACTCCTACTCCAGCTTTGCACCAACAAGATAGTCCTAAACCGACTCGACTTAGAAGGCCAAACTCTCGTTATTTCAACAACTCATTTATCAATTACACCACATCTCACCCAATGCCAACATCACTTGAACCAACCTGTATCTCTCAAGCATTAAAAGACCCTAAATGGCGCCTTGCTATGTCCTCTGAGTTTGACGCGCTAATTCGTAATGGTACTTGGGATCTTGTGTCATACAACAATCAGAATGTTGTTGCCTCTAAATGGGTATTTTGAATTAAAAGAAATCCAGATGGATCTGTGCAGAAGTTTAAAGCAAGGTTAGTTGCGAAAGGATTCCAACAGAGACCTGGGGTTGATTATTCCGAAACTTTCAGTTCAGTTACAATACCTGCCACAGTTCGTATTATTCTCAGCATTGCATTATCTCGTGGTTGGGATCTCCGGCAACTTGATATAAACAATGCGTTTCTAAATGGCACGCTTGAAGATGAAGTTTACATGTTACAACCTCCTGGGTTTATTCACACTTCTTATCCACATCATATATGTCGATTGCGCAAGGCAATATACGGCCTCAAACAAGCATCTCGTGCTTGGTACAAAGAACTTAAAAGTTTCTTGCTCGAAATTGGCTTCCGGAATTCCATAGCTGATGCATCTCTCTTTATATACTCCTTGAATGGTACAACAATTTTTCTCCTtgtgtatgtggatgatattgTGATTACGGAGAACAATTCATCATTCATTAACAACTTTATTCAGCAGCTGGATAAAAAATTCTCTCTGAAAGATCTTGGAACTCTCAACAACTTTCTCGGAGTTGAAGTCATTTCCACAAATGATGGCATATTTTTATCTCAGGCCAGACATATATCTGATCTTCTCTCTCAACACCAAATGGCCGGTGCAAAAGAAACCACAACGCCCATGTGTTCTTCTGCCACTCTTGTTCACTGTGATGGTACTGCATCTGTCGACCCAACACCATATCGTCAGCTTGTAGGTGGACTACAATACCTTTCAATCACACGTCCAGATGTCAGCTATGCTGTCAACAGATTATCACAATTCATGCATACTCCAACTGAAACGCACTGGAGTGCTCTGAAACGTGTGCTTCGCTATCTAAAAGGTACCATTCACTATGGTCTTTACCTGCATAAAAACTCCAGTCTTAATTTAAGTGCTTTTAGTGATTCCGATTGGGGGGAGAACGGGACACTGGAAGGTCTACTACTGGCTATATACTTTATTTAGGAGCCAATCCAATCTCTTGGAAGTCATCTAAACAAAAATCTGTTTCTCGTTCATCATCAGAGGCTGAATATAAAGCCATTGCAAATGCTGCTTCTGAAATCTTATGGATCAGAAACTTACTCAAGGAATTAAATGTTTCCCTCAAATCTCCTCCTACCATCTATTGCGATAACACAGGAGCTACGTACTTAAGCTCCAATCCAGTTTTTCATTCCCGCATGAAACATATTTCACTGGATTATCATTTTGTTCGTGAACGGGTAGCAGATGGAACTCTTAAAGTGAATCATGTGAATACAAAAGATCAATGGGATGACATTCTTACTAAGCCTCTTCCTCGTCAAGGTTTTACTTTCATACGATCCAAGCTTAAAGTCACCAATGGAGCCTCCATCTTGAGGGGGCGTAACAGTTGAATATCCGCAAACTACATTAACAAAGACTAGGTCTAAACTATTGGCCTGTATTGTAGCTATTAGATGTATATCCAAGTTGTTGTAACGCAAATATTCTTATCAGATAAATACTACCCACGTCTGTAGGATCAGATATAGCAATACTAGATTTAATTATAATCTGTAAAATTCTATCTTACTTCTCCTGGCCTATTTAAATTGGCTGACACACTCAATATACAAAAAGCAAATTATTTACATGAGATAGTATCTCCTATCTTTTCCTGTTAGTCCAGACATTATCACCAGTTTAAAATTTTATCAGACCCTTAAATGGTTTCTAGACAATAGATTCTTAACTAAAGAAACAACTGACCTGACCTGTTGAGATAAACAGTGTCTATATATTAATGAACATCAACTACAGTCTAAGATCGAGTTGTCATGTTGAGAATTAGAATAAGTTAATCTTTGTTTGGAATTAGCTAATTATATTCGAAACAGAGTAGACTACACAAAACGTGCGCAGGTGAGAGCTAACCTGGCATATACAAGTTGAAATAGTTTATATCTGTCTCCAACTTTTTACTCTGCTGGCCCCATGGGATGGGATCGATGGATTGTTCACTCTTCTCTCAGGGTGCTGAAATATGTTGAACGGAAATGCCAACGAAAATAAACAAGAACAAAAATAAGGATCTGTTGTCAGGTCCTTCATTGACAGTTTGTTTTGACAAGTCATAAGCACCGAGGATTGTCTACAGTTAATCTGACCATACTAAACGAGAAATTAATATGGAATTTGATGCTTATAATTCTAAATTAGACCAAATTTGATGTCCAAAGATATAGATGGCTGAAGCCAACAGCAAAGGAAATTATACGGAAATATACATTGTGTCTACAAATTATTGCTTATATAAAGTACACAAGGTAATAATGCCTAAACAATGTGTGCTTCTTATCTTAATTTGGAAGTGGTAGTGGACATGTTCATGGTGAATGAGTACTCGAAAGCCATGTTGGAGGCCGATTAGCTGCTGGACTGCCTATTCATGGTGATGTTGCATCTGGAAGTGGTGGTGCGGCTATTTATGTACTTCGTGAACTCGTTAACAGGCATCACGTTGGAGTGCAAAATGGAGGTGCTGGTGGATATGCTCATGGTCCACGGGAAATGAGCAACGCTGGTGGTGAAGTTGCTGGTAGAGTACCTATTCCTCCTGCTCGAGAATTCCGGAGCTATAATCATAATGGCGCTGGATTTGAAGTGAGAGAAAGATTTGTCCCGGATCCTCGAGAAGTGAGTACCGTGAATCCTTATGTTGCTGGATATGGATCAACTGCTTCTGGACTTACGTAGAAGATTGATTCATCATCCTCGACTTCTCCAGAACAACAATATTGGAATTGGAGTTCCGGTTCCTATTGTACCTTTTCCTATTGTAAGCATAAATGGAGTTGGCATTGGCGGATTCGGGACAGTGGGTAAGCTTGTTCCGGTTAATGCACATGGACGTGGATATAGAATGCCAGGTGGGCCTGTTCAGGTTCGTCAGAAAGCTGAAAACATGAATGGAGATGGCCCTTCTGCTGAAGATGTTGATGACAATGGTCAAATTCTTCCGAATGTACCATTTGGTCCGAGAATGGGATGTTGGAGTTTTTAATCTAAACATAGTTAGTATTTTTAATTAGCTACATTTTAGTCATTATCATCACTTTGTCGTGGTAATATGGCAGCACAGTCATTTTTAGGAGATTTGATTTGGTATCAAATGTGTGGAGTGAAATAAGGAGTCTGTTAGCTGCAGTGTGCGAAAATTTAGCATTCATTTGGGACTGAGACTCGCTTATATATTTTGCATTGCATCTTATTTCTCTGTATCTCTTTATATGAAAGTTCTGCAGTTTTCTCTATCATATAATTTGTTCATCTCTCAAGTATATCTTATTTGTATTAAAGGGCTGTTTTGCTGGTCAGATTCATCACGTTGTATCAGAGCAGTAGAACCTGGAGACACCTGCTGTTGTTGCTGGTATGGAGCCTACGACCAAACAGAAGGAGAGTTCGTTCGGATTAAGTTACCCGATGTTAACAAAGACCAACTATGCAGCCTGGGCACTCAAAATGAAAGTGTTCATGCAAGCCCATGGTGTGTGGAAAGCCATTGAACCCAAAGTGACTAAAGATGGAAAAGAGACTGGATGATAAGCGCGCTTTAGCAATTATTTATCAGGGAATTTCAGAAGAACAACTTATGTCTATAGCTGAGAAGGGGAGAACAAAGGAGGCATGGGACGCTCTAAAAACTTTAAGTTTAGGAGCAGACAAGGTCAAAGCAGCACGTGCACAGACTCTCAAGAGTGAATTTGAGGCCCTAAAAATGAAGGAAACAGAACCATTAGATGATTTTTACATGAGGTTAAACAGCTTGGTGACAAACATAAGATCATTGGGAGAGACGAAGAATGAAGCGTATGTTGTGAAGAAGCTGTTGAGGGCTATTCCTTCCAAGTTTTTACAAATTACTTCTGCAATAGAGCAATTTGGGAACTTGGAGGAGATGTCGTTAGAAGAGGTCGTGGGGTCACTCAAGGCACATGAAGAGAGGCTTCGTGGTCATCCTGAAATGAACCAGGGACAACTTTTGTTGACAGAAGAGGATtggaaaaagaaagagagagtcGATGGTCAATTGTTGATGACACGAGAGGAGTGGCTGAAGAAAACCAACAAGGAGGGCACTCGACGGAACATTGAGTTTAGGGGAAATCGAGGAAGTAGAGATCGAAGCAAACTAAGGTGCTTTAATTGCCAGACCTACGGTCACTTTGCGTATGAGTGCCGTAAGCCTCGAAGAGATGTGAGAGATGTACAGAAAGAAAGTAATTTGTCCAAGATTGAAGAAGAAGAGCCTGCACTTTTGTTGGCAAAGTGTGGAAGTTTTGAAGACAAAGTGGTTATGCTCAATGAAGAGAGAATGACACCATAGTTTAGGGGGACGGATGAACAGCGAGAGTCACAAGTCTGGTACCTCGACAATGGTGCTAGCAACCATATGACAGGACAATGGGGAAAGTTTAGAGATCTTGATGAAAGCATGACAGGATTGGTGAAATTTGGAGACGGCTTTACAGTTGACATAAAAGGAAAGGGAACAGTGGTGTTTAAATGTAAAAATGGCGAAGAGAAATTACTCCGAGACGTCTACTTTATTCCAATGCTACACAACAACATAGTGAGTTTGGGTCAAATGTCTGAGGACGGAAATAAAGTGATTCTCGAAGGAGAATATTTGTGGGTCTATGATGAAATAGGAAGATTGTTGATGCGTGTGAGAAGGTCTCCAAATAGGCTGTACAAGATAAGTTTGGAAGAGAGTGCACCAATGTGTTTACTAACTAAAGCTGAAGAAACAACTTGGTTGTGGCATACAAGAATGGGACATGTGAATTTTCAGGCGCTAACACGTATGTCAAAGGGAAAAATGGCGTATGGCTTACCAGATCTCGTGCAACCGAAGAAAACATGTGAAGGGTGCCTAATGTCAAAGCAGGCAAGAAAGCCATTTCCAAGTCAGACTGATTCTCATTCTAAAAAACCATTGGAGCTGATACACGGGGACATATGTGGGCCAATTTCACCTCCAACGCCGGCTGGTAATCGGTATTTTCTTCTGCTGGTTGATGATTTTACACGGAAAATGTGGGTTTATATGTTGAAAGAAAAGAATGAggctttaattttttttaaatttttttttaaaatttaaaaattttgttgAGAAATAAGTGAATGGTGAATTTAAGGTGCTTAGGACCGATAGAGGGGGGGAATTCTGTTCGCGTGAGTTTATAAACTATTGTGAAAAGGCTGGTATAGTGAGACACTTTACCGCTCCATacaccccacaacaaaatggggtggTAGAGCGTCGGAACCGAACAGTGGTGGCAATGACCAGAAGCTTGTTTAAGGGTACAAAAATGCATGCATATATGTGGGGAGAGGCAGTCCGCCAATCTGTTTATTTACTCAACCGTCTGCCCACGAGAGCATTATCAGACATGACATCCTATGAAGCTTGGAGAGGTAAAAAACCTGATCTCAAACATATTCGTTTATTCGGTTGTGTGGCATATATGAAAGTTCCCCAGGTACATGTAAAAAAACTGGATGATAGGAGCATGGCAGTCGTTTATTTGGGAAAAGAGCCCGGAACTAAAGTAAGTCGGTTGTATGATCCAGGTGGTGGGCGTTTACATGTAAGTAGAGATGTGATTTATCAAGAAGACAAAGTCTGGCCATGGAATGAACAGGGTGCACAAGGTGGTGAAGTAACATTCCCAAGTTCGTATATTACTGTGACAACTGTTGATGGAAAAAATGAGAGTACATAAAATATAACAGATTCAGTTGATAAAACATATACTCCAGTGCACACAGAAGCTTACACTCCAGTGCACACACTTGTGTCGAGTCAAC
The sequence above is drawn from the Apium graveolens cultivar Ventura chromosome 2, ASM990537v1, whole genome shotgun sequence genome and encodes:
- the LOC141686579 gene encoding uncharacterized protein LOC141686579 — translated: MEKRLDDKRALAIIYQGISEEQLMSIAEKGRTKEAWDALKTLSLGADKVKAARAQTLKSEFEALKMKETEPLDDFYMRLNSLVTNIRSLGETKNEAYVVKKLLRAIPSKFLQITSAIEQFGNLEEMSLEEVVGSLKAHEERLRGHPEMNQGQLLLTEEDWKKKERVDGQLLMTREEWLKKTNKEGTRRNIEFRGNRGSRDRSKLRCFNCQTYGHFAYECRKPRRDVRDVQKESNLSKIEEEEPALLLAKCGSFEDKVVMLNEERMTP